Part of the Mycolicibacterium mageritense genome is shown below.
TACCGCCGACCATGGCGAGCCGGCCCGCGCAGGCCAGCAGCACCGCGACCACGCCCAACCCGAGCGCGCCGACCCGCATCGGGGTGAGCCCTTCGCCGAGAAAGGCCGCGGCCAGCAGAGCGGTGATGACCGGGTTCATCGAGATGATGACCGCGCCGAGGACCGCGGGCGCGCCGTGCAGCAGAGCCAGGTACAGGCAGCCGAACAGCATGCCCTGCGCCAGCAATCCGCTGACCAGTACGTGCACCAGCGTTCGGCCTGTGGGCCAGCTCACGCGCGCGAGCATCGCCCAGCCGCTCAGGATCGCGCCAGCCACCCCGAACCGGAAGACCAGCACCGCCATGGGCGACATTGCCGAAACCGCAAGGGCGCCAATCGGATAGCCGAGGGCGTAGAAAAAGGTCAGGGTCGATGCGGTCCGAAAGGGCATCGGCGTGGTCGCGCTGGGCCCGGAAGGCAAAGCCATAACGCCATGTTGCTGACGGGCCGGTGCGTTCGTCCAATCAATTACGGCCACGTTGAGATGAGATACTGACAGGACACCATGCCCGGATCCCTGCCCCTCGTTTTCGACGCACCGCGACGCGCCATGCCGCCGCGGCATCTCGCCGACCTCGACGAAGCCGGCCGCGCGGCCGCGGTCACCGAGCTGGGGCTGCCCGCGTTCCGGGCAAAGCAGCTGGCCAACCAGTACTACGGTCGGCTCATCGCCGACCCGCAACAGATGACCGACCTGCCCGCCGCCGTGCGCGATCAGGTGGCCGAGGCGTTGTTCCCGGCCTTGATCGAACCCGTCAAACAGATCCAGTGCGATGCCGGTGAGACGCGCAAGACGCTGTGGCGTGCGGTGGACGGTACGACGTTCGAATCGGTGCTGATGCGGTATCCGCAGCGCAACACCGTGTGTATCTCGTCACAGGCCGGGTGCGGCATGGCCTGCCCGTTCTGTGCGACCGGCCAGGGTGGGCTCAAGCGCAACCTGTCGACCGCCGAGATCCTCGAGCAGGTACGGGCCGCGTCGTCGGCGATGCGTCAGGAACATGACGGCCGGTTGTCGAACATCGTGTTCATGGGCATGGGGGAGCCGCTGGCCAACTACAACCGCGTGCTGGCCGCGGTGCGGCGCATCATTGCACCGCCTCCGCACGGCTTCGGGATCAGCGCGCGTGCGGTCACGGTGTCGACAGTGGGGCTCGCGCCGGCCATCCGGAAGCTGGCCGACGAGCGGTTGGGTGTCACGCTCGCGCTGTCCCTGCACACGCCCGACGACGAGTTGCGCGACACGCTCGTTCCGGTCAACAACCGCTGGAAGGTCGACGAAGTTCTCGACGCCGCGCGCTACTACGCCGACGTCACCGGCCGCCGGGTTTCTGTCGAGTATGCGCTGATCCGCGATGTGAACGATCAGCCTTGGCGCGCAGACCTTCTCGGCAAGAAGTTGCACGGCAAGCTGGGTCCGCTCGTGCACGTCAATCTCATCCCGCTCAACCCGACGCCGGGCAGCAAGTGGGACGCCAGTCCCAAACCGGTAGAGCGCGAATTCGTCAAGCGGGTCCGGGAGCGGGGCGTGTCGTGCACGGTCCGCGACACCCGCGGGCGCGAGATCGCCGCGGCGTGTGGGCAATTGGCCGCCGAGGGCTGAGTTTCCGCGCCGAGACTACTGTTTGTGTTGGGAAATCGGCGTTTCCGCACCAACAAGCGTCGTCTCGGCGCATGGCTCACTCCGTTGGGCGGAATTGCCGAGCAGTCGCTCAGGCCGGGTTCAGTCGGACTGTCTGATGCCGACCGCGTGGCGCAGCTGCGCGAGGAACTGGTCGCCGTCGTCGCTGCGGACGATGTAGTGCGACACCGCGACGCGGATCGCCGTGGCGGCCTTGACCGCCGCGTTGGGCCCGGACAGCAGCTTCTGCAGCCGCGCGCGCATGATCGGGATGACATGGTCGAGCTGGGCGATCACCACTTCGGGTTCGATGTCGACCAGCCGCACCCCTGAATACGACTGTTGATACTCGACGATGAAACGCAAAGCAGCGTCGAGTTTTTCCGTGCCACGCAATCCCACGGTGGCCTGGCCGATGCCGTTGTCGAACATCTCGCGTTCGTAGTTGCCGAAAGCGTCGAGCAGTTCCTGCTTGTCGGCGAACCAGCGGTACAGCGTCGGCCGGGACACCCCCGCCTGCAACGCCACCTCGGACAGACTCAGCTTGGTCTGCCCACTGCGGGCGAGCACCTCGGCCGTCGCCACCAGAATTCGGTGGCGGGTCGAGGTGTCCTCGATCTGCGCGTCCCGCGGAGCGGGCACTGGTTCGTTCACGTCCAAGCCTCGGTCGATTGTGGTTCACCAAATGGTAGGGCCATCACAGCAACTTCTGGAGTATTGCCACAGTCTCCAGGTCGGCCAGCGCCGCGACGCCGCGCCGCGCACCTTCGGCCGCGATGTCGTCGGCCTGCATGCCGCCCAGGCCCGCGGTGATCACGGCCGCGGTGTACGCATACAGCGCGCCCATGCGGTAGCGCTCCCACAGCTCGTCCCCATCCAGGTCCGGCCCGCCCGCCGCGCGCAAGGCGCGGCGGTATTCGTCGAGCAGGTCGTGCTCGGCGGCCCGGCGGTCAGCGGTCGTCATGCTGGTGATCAGCGTGTAGGCGAGTTCGCGGCCCGGGTGTCCGCGCCGGACCGCCTGCCAGTCGAGCAGTCCGGCCTTCCCGTCCCGGAAGTACACGTTGCCCGGATGTGCGTCACCGTGCATGACGGTGTGTGGCGGCTGATCGAGCAGGTGCGCGACGCGGCGGTAGTTGTCGTCGATGAACCGGCCGTGGTGAACGGGGATGTCGGTGCGTTCGGCGAGTCGGCGGGTCGAGAGTTTGAGCAGCGGCCCGGTCAGCAGCGACGTGTCGTCCTCCGACGCCGAATACAACCAGCCGAGCGGTCCGGTGCCGCTGTGGGCGGGCAGCCGGCCCCAGAAGGTGGCGTGCAGGCGGGCGAGGAGTTCGACGACGAGCGCGGCCCGGTCGCGGTCGAGGGGATGCAGGGTGTCGGGAAACTCGCACGGCCCGGCAGCAAGGTCTTCCAGCACCAGCACGAACCGGCCGGTGACCGGGTCGAACGCGGTGCCGTGGCACCGGGGTACGCCGGGCAGCGCGCCGGAGAGGGTTTCGTAGAACCGCACCTCGGTGTGCGCCAGCCTGCCGAGGTCACCCATCAGCCGGGTCGCCGTCGTTGCGGCGGGCATCTTGACGAACACCGCCGCGTCGGTTGCGATACGCTGCACGTCCTGGCCCACGTGCACCGCCAAACGCAGGGCGGCAGTGCCGCGGCGGGTCACCGGGAGCATCCGTCGAGTTTACAAATATACGAAGAAATGTAAATACGCTGGTGGGCTATCACGATCGTGCGGAGTTGATCGACACCAGCAGCGCATCGAGTTGGGCACGCGTGATCCGGCCTGCCGAGAATCCCGCGAGCCGTCCCAGCGGAATCGACGCGATCATCTTCAGCAGATCGGTGCCCAGCGCCGACTCGCCGGTCCCGCCGGGAACGGCTTCGCTCAGCGCCGCGACGGCCAGCGGCGCCGCCACCGGATCGGTGAGAATCTCGCCGAGAGTCGACTCGGCCGTGAACGGCTGCACCGGTTCATCGCCCTCCAGTTTCACGGTGGCGGACAGTCGCAGATCCCGGCTCGACGCACCGACCCATACGGTGTACTCACCGGCTTCCACCGCCCACCGATGCGCGGCGACGTCCCAGTACGCCAGATCGCTTCTGCGGACCGGGATTTCGACAGTGGTCTGCTCGCCGGGGGCCAGCGTCACCCCGGCGAACCCCGCCAGTGTGCGCGGCGGCCGGGCAACCCGCGACGAGGGCAACCCGGTGTAGGCCTGGACCACCTCGCGCCCGGCCCGTGCGCCGCTGTTCTCGACCGTCACTCGCACGGTCACGCCGTCGCGTCCTTCGGCGACCCGCAGGTCCGAATAGGCGAATGTGGTGTAGGACAGGCCGTGGCCGAACGGGAACGCGACCGCGATGTCGCGGGCGTCGTAGCCTCGGTAACCGACGAAAACCCGTTCGCCGTAGACGGTATGACCCCGCTCCGACGGAAAGTTGAGGTAGCTGGGGCTGTCCTGCAGGCGCAGCGGCACGGTTTCGGCCAGCCGCCCGGACGGGTTCACCGCTCCGAACAGCACGTCGGCGATCGCGCCGCCGCCTGCCTGCCCGAGCAGCGCTCCGTCGAGGATGGCAGGCGCGAGAGTCGCGACCTCGTCGAGTCGCACCACGCCGCCGTGCGCGAGTACCACCACGG
Proteins encoded:
- a CDS encoding phosphotransferase → MLPVTRRGTAALRLAVHVGQDVQRIATDAAVFVKMPAATTATRLMGDLGRLAHTEVRFYETLSGALPGVPRCHGTAFDPVTGRFVLVLEDLAAGPCEFPDTLHPLDRDRAALVVELLARLHATFWGRLPAHSGTGPLGWLYSASEDDTSLLTGPLLKLSTRRLAERTDIPVHHGRFIDDNYRRVAHLLDQPPHTVMHGDAHPGNVYFRDGKAGLLDWQAVRRGHPGRELAYTLITSMTTADRRAAEHDLLDEYRRALRAAGGPDLDGDELWERYRMGALYAYTAAVITAGLGGMQADDIAAEGARRGVAALADLETVAILQKLL
- a CDS encoding TetR/AcrR family transcriptional regulator; this encodes MNEPVPAPRDAQIEDTSTRHRILVATAEVLARSGQTKLSLSEVALQAGVSRPTLYRWFADKQELLDAFGNYEREMFDNGIGQATVGLRGTEKLDAALRFIVEYQQSYSGVRLVDIEPEVVIAQLDHVIPIMRARLQKLLSGPNAAVKAATAIRVAVSHYIVRSDDGDQFLAQLRHAVGIRQSD
- the rlmN gene encoding 23S rRNA (adenine(2503)-C(2))-methyltransferase RlmN, with protein sequence MPGSLPLVFDAPRRAMPPRHLADLDEAGRAAAVTELGLPAFRAKQLANQYYGRLIADPQQMTDLPAAVRDQVAEALFPALIEPVKQIQCDAGETRKTLWRAVDGTTFESVLMRYPQRNTVCISSQAGCGMACPFCATGQGGLKRNLSTAEILEQVRAASSAMRQEHDGRLSNIVFMGMGEPLANYNRVLAAVRRIIAPPPHGFGISARAVTVSTVGLAPAIRKLADERLGVTLALSLHTPDDELRDTLVPVNNRWKVDEVLDAARYYADVTGRRVSVEYALIRDVNDQPWRADLLGKKLHGKLGPLVHVNLIPLNPTPGSKWDASPKPVEREFVKRVRERGVSCTVRDTRGREIAAACGQLAAEG
- a CDS encoding DMT family transporter, giving the protein MALPSGPSATTPMPFRTASTLTFFYALGYPIGALAVSAMSPMAVLVFRFGVAGAILSGWAMLARVSWPTGRTLVHVLVSGLLAQGMLFGCLYLALLHGAPAVLGAVIISMNPVITALLAAAFLGEGLTPMRVGALGLGVVAVLLACAGRLAMVGGIDPVVLLLLLSLLSVAAGGVYQQRFCSGVDFRATAALQNAVCVLPAAMLAAALPFTVSDPWKAAAAVGAVIVSNALLGMTLYVRAVNDHGAAAVAMLFSVIPAVAGLMSWVMLGQRPDIGIVAGLAVGAAACWLNVSGQQRQHDPGGDG